The following coding sequences lie in one Rutidosis leptorrhynchoides isolate AG116_Rl617_1_P2 chromosome 6, CSIRO_AGI_Rlap_v1, whole genome shotgun sequence genomic window:
- the LOC139852406 gene encoding secretory carrier-associated membrane protein 3-like isoform X1 — MAGRFDPNPFDEGDEVNPFADQGTGGKGGGKTNYSGGSFYTSSVPPATNSRLSPLPHEPADFYDRNTPVDIPLDSASDLKKKEKELQAREADLRKREELVKRKEEAAARAGIVLEEKNWPPFFPIIHHDIANEIPIHLQKLQYVAFSTYLGLVLCLLWNIIATTTAWIKGEDPKIWFLALIYFISGVPLAYVLWYRPLYRAFRSESALKFTWFFIFYLVHIGFVIFAAVAPPVVFKGKSLAGILPAVDLVGGHALVGIFYFVGFGLFCLESLLSIWVIQQVYMYFRGSGKAAEMRRDVARGAVRAAI, encoded by the exons ATGGCTGGTCGTTTCGATCCTAATCCTTTTGACGAAGGAGACGAAGTTAATCCATTCGCG GATCAGGGAACTGGTGGTAAAGGAGGCGGCAAGACAAATTATTCCGGAGGTTCATTCTATACTTCA AGTGTTCCTCCTGCTACAAACTCCCGACTATCGCCTCTTCCTCATGAACCTGCTGATTTTTATGACAGGAACACCCCAGTTGACATTCCTCTAGATTCAGCTTCG GATTTGAAGAAGAAAGAGAAAGAGCTGCAAGCTAGAGAAGCTGATTTGAGAAAGAGGGAAGAG CTAGTAAAAAGAAAGGAAGAGGCGGCTGCACGAG CTGGTATTGTTCTTGAGGAGAAAAATTGGCCGCCGTTTTTTCCTATCATTCACCATGATATTGCAAACGAGATTCCAATTCATCTACAGAAGTTGCAATATGTTGCATTCTCTACCTATTTGG GTTTGGTACTTTGTCTTCTGTGGAATATAATAGCCACCACAACAGCTTGGATTAAAGGAGAAG ATCCGAAGATCTGGTTTCTTGCTCTTATATACTTCATATCAGGAGTTCCACTTGCCTATGTATTGTGGTACAGGCCTCTTTATCGTGCGTTCAG GAGTGAAAGTGCATTAAAGTTCACTTGGTTCTTTATTTTTTACTTG GTTCATATAGGCTTCGTCATATTTGCTGCAGTTGCCCCCCCTGTTGTCTTCAAAGGAAAATCCCTAGC AGGGATCCTACCAGCAGTTGACCTTGTAGGTGGCCATGCTTTGGTTGGG ATTTTCTATTTTGTAGGATTCGGGCTATTCTGTCTCGAGTCTTTACTTAGCATCTGGGTTATTCAG CAAGTATACATGTATTTCCGGGGAAGTGGTAAGGCAGCGGAAATGAGACGTGACGTTGCTAGAGGTGCAGTGCGGGCAGCTATATAA
- the LOC139855647 gene encoding uncharacterized protein, producing the protein MKNLIIPSFFIFFLLITITIATRPDPNTNKSKNTNKKGGQDSGNNGYFGPGSGGGLNIPGFGNNWPGNGVGGGYGSGYGGPKGGHTKSGVIRPSVICKDKGACYKKKLTCPAKCFAAYSQSGKGYGGGGGGGGCTMDCKKCVAYC; encoded by the coding sequence ATGAAAAACCTCATCATTCCTTCCTTCTTCATTTTCTTCCTTTTAATCACTATCACTATTGCAACCCGACCCGACCCAAATACCAACAAGtccaagaacaccaacaagaaaggTGGTCAAGACAGCGGCAACAACGGCTACTTTGGACCTGGTTCAGGTGGCGGGTTAAACATACCCGGGTTTGGTAATAACTGGCCTGGAAATGGTGTGGGAGGCGGGTATGGGTCGGGTTATGGAGGCCCAAAAGGTGGACACACTAAAAGTGGAGTGATTAGACCAAGTGTGATTTGTAAAGATAAAGGAGCTTGTTACAAGAAAAAGCTGACGTGTCCGGCTAAATGCTTTGCTGCTTATAGCCAGTCCGGTAAGGGGTATGGTGGCGGTGGTGGCGGAGGTGGGTGCACGATGGATTGCAAGAAGTGTGTGGCttattgttaa
- the LOC139852406 gene encoding secretory carrier-associated membrane protein 3-like isoform X2 — protein sequence MAGRFDPNPFDEGDEVNPFADQGTGGKGGGKTNYSGGSFYTSSVPPATNSRLSPLPHEPADFYDRNTPVDIPLDSASDLKKKEKELQAREADLRKREELVKRKEEAAARAGIVLEEKNWPPFFPIIHHDIANEIPIHLQKLQYVAFSTYLGLVLCLLWNIIATTTAWIKGEGVPLAYVLWYRPLYRAFRSESALKFTWFFIFYLVHIGFVIFAAVAPPVVFKGKSLAGILPAVDLVGGHALVGIFYFVGFGLFCLESLLSIWVIQQVYMYFRGSGKAAEMRRDVARGAVRAAI from the exons ATGGCTGGTCGTTTCGATCCTAATCCTTTTGACGAAGGAGACGAAGTTAATCCATTCGCG GATCAGGGAACTGGTGGTAAAGGAGGCGGCAAGACAAATTATTCCGGAGGTTCATTCTATACTTCA AGTGTTCCTCCTGCTACAAACTCCCGACTATCGCCTCTTCCTCATGAACCTGCTGATTTTTATGACAGGAACACCCCAGTTGACATTCCTCTAGATTCAGCTTCG GATTTGAAGAAGAAAGAGAAAGAGCTGCAAGCTAGAGAAGCTGATTTGAGAAAGAGGGAAGAG CTAGTAAAAAGAAAGGAAGAGGCGGCTGCACGAG CTGGTATTGTTCTTGAGGAGAAAAATTGGCCGCCGTTTTTTCCTATCATTCACCATGATATTGCAAACGAGATTCCAATTCATCTACAGAAGTTGCAATATGTTGCATTCTCTACCTATTTGG GTTTGGTACTTTGTCTTCTGTGGAATATAATAGCCACCACAACAGCTTGGATTAAAGGAGAAG GAGTTCCACTTGCCTATGTATTGTGGTACAGGCCTCTTTATCGTGCGTTCAG GAGTGAAAGTGCATTAAAGTTCACTTGGTTCTTTATTTTTTACTTG GTTCATATAGGCTTCGTCATATTTGCTGCAGTTGCCCCCCCTGTTGTCTTCAAAGGAAAATCCCTAGC AGGGATCCTACCAGCAGTTGACCTTGTAGGTGGCCATGCTTTGGTTGGG ATTTTCTATTTTGTAGGATTCGGGCTATTCTGTCTCGAGTCTTTACTTAGCATCTGGGTTATTCAG CAAGTATACATGTATTTCCGGGGAAGTGGTAAGGCAGCGGAAATGAGACGTGACGTTGCTAGAGGTGCAGTGCGGGCAGCTATATAA